AAGCTCGAGCCCGCTGACCGCGCCGGGCAGGCGAATGTCCGCGATCATGAGGTCGAAGCGGGTGTCTTTGGCCAAAGCCCGCGCCTCCTCGGCATCGGCGGCCGTCTCGACTCGAGCAAACTTCGACGAGAGTGTGCGCGCGATGAAGGTCCGCATTCCGGGCTCGTCGTCCAGAACCAGGATGGCCTCCACCGCATTCGGGGCGGCTGAGACCTCGTCGCCTCCTACATCGCTGCGATCTGCAAAGGAAATCGACATAGTGGTGTCCTCTGGTTCGTCGGTCGCGTCCGATAGGCTCGGGCCGTCCGCCGACGTTTTTGTGTGGGAGCCGCGATTGTCGGGTCGGGTTCCGACCTGATCGACTGGCTTCATCGATGATGCGTTTTGGTTGCCCTCGAGCACCGATGTTCAATCTAATCGCCGTATTCAGGTTTTTGCAACCGAGCGTTCGGAAGTGGTCTCGGCGGATATCACGCAATACAAAGCCAAACCCGTCAATATTGCGTAAAAGGATATCTGTAGCGCTTATGCGGATACAAACGAAATTTATTGAGTGTGATATCGGAGATGTCGATATGACACAGGTGAGATCATTGTTTAAGCAATTTATTAAAAGCGAATAGATGAGGGTTTGCCGCAATGCGGACTCGTACGAGGAATCTCGGGCGGGGTTTTTTGCGGAGGTCGATGCAGAGATTCGGAAGGGGGATGGCGAGGAGGGGGATTTCTCCCGCCTCCGCAGGTGTGTCTAAGCCGCGTCCAGCGCGGGCTCGGGCTCGCTGACTTCACCGCTGTAGGCCCGACGGTAGGCCTCGACGAAGGGGCGAAAATCCTTCACGGTTCCGTAGATCGCCACGACGCCTCCGCGTCGACGATCGTAGACGAGGTTCACGCCCTCCGTGCGTCCGGCGGGATTCGGCCGGGCCTTGCCGTCGTAGTAAATCCAATGCCGGGCATGAACCGACGCATAGACCAGGTCTTCCTCGGCGTGAATCGACCAGAGAACGACATAGTTCCAACTGCCGATGCTGAGCTTGACCTTGCCTTGGCGCTCCTGGGCATCGGGATCCTCCGGGTTGATCTGCCATTGAAAGACCGGCACGGGTCCGTTGTAGGTCGGATCGGCGTTGCCTTGGGGTCCGTCGACGATGGGTGGGTCGAAGGCATCGGGGATTTCGGAGGTGGGCGGCGACGTCGGTGGCGGTTTGCGCTCCTTGTCCTCGGCGCCGGCCAGAAGATCTTTGAGATGCGGCGCACCGCCGTGGCTGGGGTCGGGGATGGGGTCTAGGCCGTATTCCTTCAGATCGACCTGCAGCGGATTCATCGAGGCGCCGCCGAGCAGCATGGAGTCGTCGTCGTAGGGTGGCTCGGTATGGATCTCGATGGTCTCGAACCCGAGTCCCTGCAACAGGGCACGGGTCTCGTTCTCCATGGCCGTGACCTTCTCGGCGTTGATCGAGTCCGGCGTAAATTCCACCTCGATGTTGGTTCCCTGGACCGCGACGCTCTTGACGAACCCGAGCGACACGACATCGCGTGACCGACCGGGAAAGCGGATCTGCCGCAGAAGCTCCTTCACCTCTTCGGGTTTAATCGGTGCCATCTCATTCCTCCTCTGGGTTGTTGTGCGACGACATGTCTCGGCGCGCGACCGGTTTTCTGTCTCGGTCGTGTGCCATGGCGTCACCGCATCGCATTTCAGGGCTCGACGGAGACCTGGTCCTGTCCAAGACGTCGGCCTTAGACTCCGAATAACCTAGCAATCTGCTTGCCAAATCTATTTCGGGTTGAATCTTTTCAACGGCTTTCGTTGTCGTTGTCGTAATCGACTAACGACAACGACAACGACAACGACAACGATTAGCTTCGGTACTCAACCATTTCTGACACGTTCCTGAGCTACCGATGCAACCCACACTCACGTTTCAAACCGAAAAACCGCGTCTCTTCCTCCAGCATTCCCGGCAGCAGCGGCGCCGTGGTGTGGACATCCCCGATCGAGACATAGCCTTGACCCTGCAGAGGATGATCGGGGAGATCATGACGGCGCAGATAACGGTGCACGTCGAGGTTCTGCCAGTCGACGATCGGGTGGACCTTCAACCGACCGTCCTGAAGCCGCAGCACCGGCAGCTCGGCCCGTGAGCCCGC
The sequence above is drawn from the Thiocapsa rosea genome and encodes:
- a CDS encoding iron-sulfur cluster assembly protein; amino-acid sequence: MAPIKPEEVKELLRQIRFPGRSRDVVSLGFVKSVAVQGTNIEVEFTPDSINAEKVTAMENETRALLQGLGFETIEIHTEPPYDDDSMLLGGASMNPLQVDLKEYGLDPIPDPSHGGAPHLKDLLAGAEDKERKPPPTSPPTSEIPDAFDPPIVDGPQGNADPTYNGPVPVFQWQINPEDPDAQERQGKVKLSIGSWNYVVLWSIHAEEDLVYASVHARHWIYYDGKARPNPAGRTEGVNLVYDRRRGGVVAIYGTVKDFRPFVEAYRRAYSGEVSEPEPALDAA